ATCCAGACGGTTTGGCCCTCGACTTCCATCTTCTCAGGCTTGCCCATCACGCCGAGCATTCCTCCGCTGACGGGGCAGAAGTGCTGCTTCATCGCCGATGCCTTGTCCTCTTCCGAGAAACTGGCGAGCGTTTCCATCATTTTGTCCATGTCGGACTTCGCCTCGGGGGCAGGAATTTCTTCCGCAGCATCTGCTCCCGCGTGGGATGTGTGGTCGTGCATCGCGTGCTCGTCGTGGTTCATCGCGTCATGGTCCATGGAATCGTGGTCCATTCCACTCTCCATATCGGCTGCTGGTGCGGCATCATCGGCTGGTTGCACCTGCGACGAATCACAGCCTGAAAAACCGATGGCAAGCATGGCGACTGCGGCAATCGGTAACG
This genomic window from Rhodopirellula bahusiensis contains:
- a CDS encoding secreted protein; its protein translation is MIVLKWTLPIAAVAMLAIGFSGCDSSQVQPADDAAPAADMESGMDHDSMDHDAMNHDEHAMHDHTSHAGADAAEEIPAPEAKSDMDKMMETLASFSEEDKASAMKQHFCPVSGGMLGVMGKPEKMEVEGQTVWICCDGCKDKLLADPEKYLAKINQ